In Panacibacter ginsenosidivorans, the following proteins share a genomic window:
- a CDS encoding dihydrolipoamide acetyltransferase family protein produces MATVDLIMPKLGESIMEATILKWHKKTGDAVKMDETVLEIATDKVDSEVPSTAAGTITEILFNVNDVVPVGVAIARVETEVAASSAANVPAPSPIEKKPEPVMAEADEVPYTPAHTASANGNGGANRFYSPLVLNIASSEGIGLGELETIAGTGNEGRVTKKDILQYVEDRKSGVVTAQPKVIPFAPQVVYEKKETPKVEIPAIKETATTTTDYSGANVEVIEMDRMRKLIAKHMVDSKHISPHVTSFAEADVTNMVLWREKAKKEFEKRENTKLTFTPMFIDCIVRVMKKYPIINSSVDGDRIILKKDFNIGMATALPNGNLIVPVIRNADYLNLVGLSKQVNTLADNARNNKLRPDDTQGGTFTLTNVGTFGSLMGTPIINQPQVAVLAVGAIKKRPVVIETEQGDTIGIRHMMYLSLSYDHRIVDGSAGASFLTAVAKEFEAWDMERTW; encoded by the coding sequence ATGGCTACTGTTGATCTTATAATGCCAAAACTAGGTGAAAGCATAATGGAGGCTACTATTTTGAAGTGGCACAAAAAAACCGGTGATGCAGTAAAGATGGATGAAACCGTGCTTGAAATTGCTACGGATAAAGTTGACAGCGAAGTGCCTTCTACCGCTGCCGGAACTATTACTGAAATTTTATTTAATGTAAATGACGTGGTGCCTGTGGGCGTAGCTATTGCACGCGTTGAAACAGAAGTTGCAGCATCTTCGGCGGCAAATGTACCGGCTCCTTCACCAATTGAAAAGAAACCTGAGCCTGTGATGGCTGAGGCAGACGAAGTTCCTTATACACCTGCGCATACAGCATCTGCCAATGGTAATGGTGGCGCTAATCGTTTCTATTCTCCACTTGTTTTGAATATTGCAAGCAGTGAAGGAATTGGCCTTGGCGAGCTTGAAACCATTGCTGGTACAGGAAATGAAGGCCGCGTAACCAAAAAAGATATCCTGCAATATGTAGAAGACCGCAAGAGTGGTGTTGTAACTGCTCAGCCAAAAGTAATTCCATTTGCACCGCAGGTTGTGTATGAGAAAAAGGAAACGCCAAAAGTTGAAATACCTGCTATAAAAGAAACAGCAACAACTACTACAGATTACAGCGGCGCTAATGTAGAGGTAATAGAAATGGACCGTATGCGCAAACTGATCGCTAAACATATGGTGGACAGTAAGCATATCAGTCCGCATGTAACAAGTTTTGCAGAGGCTGATGTTACGAATATGGTTTTGTGGAGAGAGAAAGCAAAAAAGGAATTTGAAAAAAGAGAAAATACAAAACTCACTTTCACACCAATGTTTATTGATTGTATTGTACGTGTGATGAAAAAATATCCCATCATCAACAGTTCTGTTGATGGAGACAGGATAATTCTTAAAAAAGATTTCAATATTGGGATGGCCACAGCTTTGCCAAATGGTAATCTTATTGTACCTGTAATTCGTAATGCAGATTACCTGAATCTTGTAGGTCTTAGCAAACAGGTAAACACGCTAGCAGATAATGCCCGGAATAACAAACTCCGTCCCGATGATACGCAAGGTGGAACATTCACACTTACCAATGTTGGCACATTTGGAAGCCTAATGGGAACACCAATCATCAATCAACCGCAGGTTGCCGTTCTGGCAGTCGGAGCCATAAAAAAGCGCCCCGTTGTTATTGAAACAGAGCAGGGAGACACAATTGGAATAAGACATATGATGTATCTTTCTTTAAGTTATGATCATAGAATTGTTGATGGCAGTGCAGGTGCCTCTTTCTTAACGGCTGTGGCTAAAGAGTTTGAGGCCTGGGATATGGAAAGAACATGGTAA
- a CDS encoding CinA family nicotinamide mononucleotide deamidase-related protein encodes MQKVTASIITIGDELLIGQVVDTNSAWMSQQLNNIGVWVQHRVAVGDVRDDIWNALDEESKRSDIILITGGLGPTADDITKPLLCEYFGGKLIMHQPTLDHVTYLFEHVFKRLMPLLDRNRKQAEVPDVCTVLKNERGTAPGMLFEKDGKIFISMPGVPHEMQGIMKDHVFGLIKQRYEMPHIGHRTLLTAGQGESMLAEMIQNWEEALPGFIKLAYLPNYGMVRLRLTGSGEIDLVEHELDRQFALLKEQVKDYLVVDEDIPMHEVVGRMLKAAGKTATTAESCTGGYISHLITSVPGSSNYFYGSIVSYDNRIKENILHVKKETLQTFGAVSEETVIEMAQGVLQLMQTDYAIAVSGIMGPDGGSEEKPVGTVWIAVGNNQRIETKKLWFRFDRKRNIELTSINALNLLRIFILKTS; translated from the coding sequence ATGCAAAAAGTTACGGCTTCTATTATTACAATTGGCGATGAATTATTGATCGGACAAGTGGTTGATACCAACAGCGCATGGATGTCTCAACAGCTAAATAATATCGGTGTTTGGGTTCAGCATCGTGTTGCAGTTGGTGATGTAAGAGATGACATCTGGAATGCTTTGGATGAAGAATCAAAACGGTCAGATATTATTTTAATAACAGGCGGACTCGGACCAACTGCAGATGATATTACAAAGCCCTTACTCTGTGAATATTTTGGCGGCAAACTTATCATGCATCAACCAACCCTTGATCATGTAACTTATTTATTCGAGCATGTTTTTAAAAGACTAATGCCTTTACTTGACCGTAACCGCAAGCAAGCTGAAGTTCCTGATGTATGCACTGTTTTAAAAAATGAAAGAGGAACAGCACCAGGGATGCTTTTTGAAAAAGATGGTAAAATATTTATCAGTATGCCCGGTGTGCCACATGAGATGCAAGGCATTATGAAAGATCATGTTTTTGGTTTGATAAAACAGCGATATGAAATGCCACATATCGGGCACAGAACTTTACTAACTGCAGGGCAGGGAGAATCTATGCTGGCAGAAATGATTCAGAACTGGGAAGAAGCATTACCAGGTTTTATTAAACTGGCATACCTACCGAACTATGGAATGGTTCGTTTGCGTTTAACGGGTTCAGGCGAAATAGATTTGGTTGAGCATGAACTTGACAGGCAATTTGCTTTATTAAAAGAACAGGTAAAAGACTATCTCGTTGTTGATGAAGATATTCCTATGCATGAAGTAGTCGGCAGAATGTTGAAGGCCGCAGGCAAAACTGCAACAACTGCTGAAAGCTGTACCGGCGGTTATATTTCGCATCTTATCACTTCTGTTCCGGGTTCATCAAATTATTTTTATGGAAGTATTGTAAGCTATGATAATCGTATAAAAGAAAATATTCTGCATGTTAAAAAAGAAACATTGCAAACGTTTGGCGCAGTAAGCGAAGAAACGGTGATAGAAATGGCGCAAGGTGTCTTACAACTTATGCAAACAGATTATGCCATTGCTGTTTCAGGCATTATGGGACCAGATGGTGGCAGCGAAGAAAAACCCGTAGGAACAGTTTGGATAGCTGTTGGAAATAACCAAAGGATCGAAACAAAAAAACTGTGGTTTCGTTTTGACCGAAAGAGAAATATTGAATTAACATCAATAAATGCGTTGAACCTTTTGCGCATTTTCATTCTTAAAACCAGTTAA
- the dacB gene encoding D-alanyl-D-alanine carboxypeptidase/D-alanyl-D-alanine endopeptidase, which yields MKTYSISIVLVFFSVCCNAQTITQKIEKVVKLLQQDTQMKHAIMSLYVVETKTGKPVYALNEQVGLAPASTQKLFTSVAAFELLGKDFRYKTEVGYDSIIENGALKGNLYITGYGDPTLGSWRYAQTKRDSVLNKILIALNKAGIKKIDGDVIMDDSKFSYQPLPGGWIWDDIGNYYGAGTWAINWNENQYDLLLKPGNKAGDDVTIIGTQPLLADISMSNLLKSGKPGSGDNGYIYMAPYSTEGFVSGSVPAGEKSFTLSGALSYPALQFGKELLSFLTTQKINTTSHVKTSHDFAINNMTVYAKQLTTLYSPALDSITYWFLQKSINLYGEALIKTMAYQNNSIASTDKGVELLKDFWSKNGIEKSALNIVDGSGLSPQNRVTTKALVTALQYAKDKNWYSSFYNALPMYNGMHMKSGTIGGAKAYAGYHTSKSGVGYTFAIMINNFDEAGGNIVPKMYKVLDELK from the coding sequence ATGAAAACATACAGCATCTCAATAGTTTTAGTTTTTTTTTCGGTTTGTTGTAATGCACAAACTATTACACAGAAAATTGAAAAGGTAGTGAAACTTTTGCAGCAGGATACGCAAATGAAACATGCTATAATGAGTTTGTATGTGGTAGAAACAAAAACAGGAAAACCTGTGTATGCACTGAATGAGCAGGTTGGTCTTGCACCTGCAAGCACACAAAAATTATTTACAAGTGTTGCTGCATTTGAATTGCTTGGGAAGGATTTCAGGTATAAAACAGAAGTGGGTTATGACAGCATAATAGAGAATGGAGCGCTAAAAGGAAATTTATATATTACGGGTTATGGCGATCCTACATTAGGAAGCTGGCGTTATGCGCAGACGAAAAGAGATTCTGTATTAAATAAAATTTTGATTGCATTAAACAAAGCAGGCATAAAAAAAATTGATGGCGACGTTATAATGGATGACTCAAAATTTAGTTACCAGCCTTTACCCGGTGGCTGGATATGGGATGATATTGGTAATTATTATGGTGCCGGAACATGGGCAATTAACTGGAACGAAAATCAATATGATCTTTTGTTAAAACCAGGTAATAAAGCAGGTGATGATGTAACGATAATTGGAACGCAACCTTTGCTTGCAGATATAAGTATGAGTAATTTATTAAAAAGTGGCAAGCCTGGAAGTGGTGATAACGGATATATTTATATGGCACCTTACTCTACCGAAGGTTTTGTATCAGGGTCTGTTCCTGCAGGCGAAAAGAGTTTTACTTTGTCGGGTGCATTATCATATCCTGCTTTGCAGTTTGGCAAAGAGCTATTGTCATTTCTTACGACTCAAAAAATAAACACAACCAGTCATGTAAAGACATCCCATGATTTTGCAATAAATAATATGACTGTTTACGCTAAGCAATTAACTACTTTATATTCTCCTGCATTAGATTCTATTACTTATTGGTTCTTGCAAAAAAGTATAAATCTATACGGGGAAGCATTGATCAAAACAATGGCGTATCAAAATAATAGTATTGCATCAACTGATAAAGGAGTTGAATTACTTAAAGATTTCTGGAGCAAAAATGGTATAGAAAAATCAGCTCTCAATATTGTTGATGGCAGTGGGCTCTCTCCTCAAAACCGTGTTACTACCAAAGCTTTGGTAACTGCATTGCAATATGCAAAAGATAAGAATTGGTACAGTAGTTTTTATAATGCGTTACCTATGTATAATGGCATGCACATGAAGAGTGGTACTATTGGTGGTGCAAAAGCTTATGCAGGTTATCATACTTCTAAAAGTGGGGTTGGGTATACATTTGCTATTATGATTAATAACTTTGATGAGGCAGGTGGCAATATAGTTCCCAAAATGTATAAAGTGCTTGATGAATTAAAATGA
- a CDS encoding acyl-CoA thioesterase — MYESITQMRVRYAETDQMNVVYYGNYAQYFEVGRVESIRQLGYTYKDMEHSGVIMPVVEMHVRYLRPATYDDLLTVKTTLREIPTDHRIEFFQEVFNEQGKLLCAGTVKLYFLNASDRSKTNIPEALKEKLLPYFQ, encoded by the coding sequence ATGTACGAATCAATAACACAAATGCGTGTACGCTATGCGGAGACAGACCAGATGAATGTTGTCTACTATGGTAACTATGCACAATATTTTGAAGTAGGCAGGGTAGAAAGTATCCGCCAATTAGGTTATACTTATAAAGACATGGAGCACTCCGGTGTTATAATGCCCGTTGTTGAAATGCATGTGCGTTATTTGCGCCCTGCAACATATGATGATCTTTTGACTGTGAAAACAACATTAAGAGAAATACCAACAGATCATCGCATAGAATTCTTCCAGGAAGTATTTAATGAACAGGGGAAATTACTTTGTGCCGGCACTGTAAAACTTTATTTCTTAAATGCTTCAGACCGAAGTAAAACTAATATTCCTGAAGCATTGAAAGAAAAGTTATTGCCTTATTTTCAATGA
- a CDS encoding YdcF family protein — MQTKRNKIFTRARLMVLSLFIILSACAYSSKSTKRILQESQEAKYDIIVVPGVPFDTAEGKWSRTMKARVYWSKYLYDKGITKNVMYSGSSVYTPYYEGEIMAMYAEAIGIPKEHIYTETKAEHSTENIYYSYQKARKLGFKRIALASDPFQTKMLTQFTATKVSPDVAFLPIVFDTLKAMEPQMTDPPIDYQKAYNKDFVALTKRESFWERLQGTMGTKLDTLAYK; from the coding sequence ATGCAAACCAAAAGGAATAAAATATTTACAAGAGCGCGATTAATGGTACTCTCTCTATTTATTATTTTAAGTGCCTGTGCTTATTCTTCAAAGTCAACAAAAAGAATTTTGCAGGAATCGCAGGAAGCGAAATATGATATTATCGTTGTTCCGGGTGTGCCTTTTGATACGGCCGAAGGTAAGTGGAGCAGAACAATGAAAGCAAGAGTTTACTGGTCAAAATACCTTTATGATAAAGGCATTACTAAAAATGTTATGTATTCAGGCTCGTCCGTTTATACACCTTATTACGAAGGAGAAATAATGGCGATGTATGCTGAAGCTATTGGTATTCCCAAAGAGCATATTTACACTGAAACAAAAGCAGAGCACAGCACGGAGAATATTTATTACTCGTATCAGAAAGCAAGGAAGCTTGGATTTAAAAGAATTGCATTAGCATCTGATCCTTTTCAAACAAAGATGCTTACACAATTCACTGCTACCAAAGTGAGTCCGGATGTGGCATTTCTTCCCATCGTTTTTGATACATTAAAAGCAATGGAACCACAAATGACAGATCCGCCAATTGATTACCAGAAAGCATATAACAAAGATTTTGTTGCGCTTACAAAGCGTGAAAGTTTTTGGGAAAGGTTACAGGGTACTATGGGAACTAAGCTTGATACATTAGCGTATAAATAA
- a CDS encoding head GIN domain-containing protein produces the protein MRKLYFAIPLIALTLGSCDNMFNKTINGNGNMTSEDRNVGSTNKIKSYGSFDIVIVQGNSTAVKVEADENLMQYIVTENRDGALVIKARDNYNLRSDDHIKITVTTKELEELEVAGSGNVKGEGKFTGRDHLKISVAGTGNVDLNVNSPEIESHIAGTGNITLAGESRDSKIEIAGMGDYNAENLMSENVEIHIAGSGNTHVYAENKLEVHIAGSGDVFYKGNASVSQDIAGSGKISKIE, from the coding sequence ATGAGAAAATTATATTTCGCAATTCCATTAATAGCATTAACACTGGGTTCCTGTGATAACATGTTTAATAAAACCATTAATGGTAATGGCAACATGACAAGTGAAGACCGAAATGTTGGCAGCACCAACAAAATAAAATCTTACGGTAGTTTTGATATTGTGATTGTGCAGGGAAATTCAACTGCAGTAAAAGTTGAAGCCGATGAAAATCTGATGCAATACATTGTTACAGAAAACAGGGATGGTGCGCTTGTTATAAAGGCAAGAGATAATTACAATCTTCGTTCTGATGATCATATAAAAATAACTGTAACAACAAAGGAACTCGAAGAGCTTGAAGTGGCGGGAAGCGGTAATGTAAAAGGTGAAGGTAAATTTACCGGTCGCGATCATTTAAAAATTTCTGTTGCAGGTACTGGAAATGTTGATCTGAATGTAAACAGCCCGGAAATTGAATCGCATATTGCAGGCACCGGAAATATTACGCTGGCCGGAGAATCAAGAGATTCAAAAATTGAGATCGCCGGCATGGGAGATTACAACGCAGAAAACCTGATGAGTGAAAATGTAGAGATACATATTGCGGGCAGTGGCAATACGCATGTGTATGCAGAAAATAAATTAGAAGTGCATATTGCAGGCAGTGGAGATGTTTTTTATAAAGGCAATGCAAGTGTATCGCAGGACATAGCAGGCAGTGGCAAGATCAGCAAAATAGAATAA
- a CDS encoding DoxX family protein — protein sequence MKKLLSTQYSAGAFNFAILLARLSFGILMIMKHGIPHLMEFSSLQYKFYNFLGIGSRFSLVLVLFAELFCSMFLILGLFTRFAVIPLVIVMMVVIFSVNAGKPFINSELAVLYATVFIAILFVGPGRISIDGMMRG from the coding sequence ATGAAAAAACTACTTTCTACGCAATACAGCGCTGGTGCATTTAATTTCGCTATCTTATTAGCCAGGCTTTCTTTTGGCATTCTAATGATCATGAAACATGGTATTCCACATCTTATGGAATTCTCTTCTTTGCAGTATAAATTCTATAATTTTTTAGGCATAGGTTCACGCTTCTCTTTAGTGCTGGTACTTTTTGCAGAGTTGTTTTGCAGTATGTTCCTTATACTTGGTTTATTTACAAGATTTGCTGTAATTCCACTTGTCATCGTTATGATGGTAGTTATTTTTTCAGTAAATGCAGGCAAGCCATTTATCAATTCAGAATTAGCCGTTCTATATGCAACAGTGTTCATTGCAATTCTTTTTGTAGGCCCCGGAAGAATCAGTATCGATGGCATGATGAGAGGATAA
- a CDS encoding tetratricopeptide repeat protein: MNLYSKQLSIFLLAVTLSASANAQFTKVNNDPDADFKQAKELYQNNQFSLAYPLFKTLYTEDKINSSIPVSVQAEAKYYSIVCGLELKDETAETKAIDFIELDHNEPRAEMMSYHLAEYYYREKNFDKAARYYERTSTDNLSNDEIANMKFHQAYAYFTMQRFNDAEPLFDAIRQIPNDPNYVDANYYYGFIAFSKKHYDQALGSFKITEGKENYKGIVPYYITEIYYYKGEKDKALEYGEKALQQGGQYYDLQMRQIVGHIYFEKKNFAKALTYLEQYVSKTQKVSREDLYELSYCYYQAKQYKKAVAGFKEIGGKQDSLAQNAMYLLADSYLKIGQKPSARSAFLFCALNSSNLTQKEISKFNYGKLSFELGYTDVALNELKEFVTAYPKSDYSTEAKELLVNVLANTNNYKEALDLVSSLKTQTETVKKVYPKILYGRAVELVNDQQIVQADNLLNAIYVVDYNTAQLPYANFWKGEIAFRTNQYDSAVYYLTDYISNPVTNGEVNPTNARYTLGYSAMRQEDYTNALKYFEQITTTLSASSTPLEQDAYARSADCYFMKKNYGKSMQMFDNILSKNLKGSDYALYQKAIITGASGQYAQKVSLLQSIPMRFPSSTLAPDANMEVANTYLATEKYDAAIPPLNDILKNRNAEPLKPQAYLKLGIAYFNQGNNNEALNNFKKLISGYPNSEESNDAVDYVRNIFVDNQRPADFVAFMKQNGKDVSYTEQDSLTYISANNVYETKNYDNALSGFTNYLRQFPDGQYAIDVNYKVAGIYNDRKDFKNALNYYNAVAAKAPNKYAEISVLQAARITYFELKDYAKAEQYFQQLKDIAVTDENKLESMRGLLRCQYKLSQFTEAVPNAQELLQQKGAATDDKMMANMIVAKNYQNNNQLFEASAAYKAVIDLGKSEYAAEARYRVAEILFLQNKLPEAEKAGFDAINKAGSYNYWITKSYILLGDVYFKEEDYFNAEATLKSVVENSTIPELQEEAQKKLDAVVAEKNSKSKVEQG, from the coding sequence ATGAATCTATATTCAAAGCAGCTCAGCATATTTCTTTTGGCAGTTACACTCTCCGCATCTGCCAATGCGCAGTTTACAAAAGTGAATAATGATCCTGATGCAGATTTTAAACAAGCAAAAGAACTTTATCAGAATAACCAGTTTAGTTTAGCGTATCCTTTATTCAAAACACTTTACACAGAAGATAAAATAAACAGCAGCATACCTGTATCTGTTCAGGCAGAGGCAAAATATTACTCAATTGTATGCGGATTGGAATTAAAAGATGAAACTGCCGAAACAAAAGCAATTGATTTTATTGAACTTGATCACAATGAGCCGCGTGCCGAGATGATGAGTTATCATCTTGCAGAGTATTATTACAGGGAAAAGAATTTTGATAAAGCTGCCCGCTATTATGAAAGGACTTCTACAGATAATCTCAGCAATGATGAGATAGCAAACATGAAGTTTCACCAGGCCTATGCATATTTTACGATGCAACGTTTTAATGATGCTGAGCCTTTATTTGATGCGATAAGACAAATACCTAATGACCCAAATTATGTGGATGCCAACTATTATTATGGGTTTATAGCTTTTAGTAAAAAACATTATGACCAGGCTTTGGGTTCTTTTAAAATAACAGAAGGCAAGGAGAATTACAAAGGCATTGTTCCTTACTACATTACGGAAATATATTACTATAAAGGTGAGAAAGACAAAGCTTTGGAATATGGTGAAAAAGCTTTACAGCAGGGCGGACAATACTATGACCTACAGATGCGCCAGATTGTAGGTCACATTTATTTTGAGAAGAAAAATTTTGCAAAAGCACTTACTTATCTTGAACAGTATGTTAGTAAAACACAGAAAGTAAGCAGGGAAGATCTGTATGAGCTTTCTTATTGTTATTACCAGGCAAAGCAATATAAAAAAGCGGTTGCCGGTTTTAAAGAAATTGGCGGCAAACAGGACTCTCTGGCACAAAACGCTATGTATTTATTGGCAGATTCTTATTTAAAAATAGGACAGAAGCCCAGTGCAAGAAGCGCTTTTCTTTTTTGTGCTTTGAACAGCAGCAATCTTACCCAAAAAGAAATTTCAAAATTTAACTACGGCAAACTCTCTTTTGAATTGGGATACACAGATGTTGCTTTAAATGAACTGAAGGAATTTGTTACCGCTTATCCAAAATCAGATTACAGCACAGAAGCAAAAGAATTGCTGGTAAATGTTTTGGCGAATACTAACAATTATAAAGAAGCGCTTGATCTTGTAAGCAGCCTGAAAACACAAACAGAGACTGTTAAAAAAGTTTATCCTAAAATATTATATGGCCGTGCAGTGGAACTCGTAAATGACCAACAGATTGTGCAGGCAGATAATTTACTCAATGCTATATATGTTGTGGATTACAACACTGCTCAACTACCTTATGCCAACTTCTGGAAAGGAGAAATCGCATTTCGCACCAATCAATACGATTCTGCTGTTTATTATTTGACTGATTACATAAGTAATCCTGTAACTAATGGCGAAGTAAATCCAACAAACGCACGGTACACGCTTGGTTACAGCGCCATGAGGCAGGAAGATTATACAAATGCATTGAAATATTTTGAGCAGATCACTACTACTTTATCTGCTTCCTCTACTCCATTAGAGCAGGATGCTTATGCACGCAGCGCCGATTGCTATTTTATGAAGAAGAACTACGGCAAGTCAATGCAGATGTTTGATAATATTCTCAGCAAAAATTTGAAAGGATCTGATTATGCATTGTACCAGAAAGCCATAATTACAGGCGCTTCCGGTCAATATGCGCAAAAAGTATCTTTGCTGCAATCCATACCCATGCGTTTCCCTTCTTCTACATTAGCACCTGATGCTAATATGGAGGTTGCCAATACTTACCTTGCCACTGAAAAATATGATGCAGCTATTCCGCCGCTGAATGATATTCTTAAAAATAGAAATGCGGAACCATTAAAACCACAGGCATATTTAAAACTGGGTATTGCATATTTCAACCAGGGTAATAACAATGAAGCACTGAATAATTTCAAGAAACTTATTTCAGGTTATCCTAATTCAGAAGAAAGTAATGATGCTGTTGATTATGTAAGAAACATATTTGTAGATAACCAGCGGCCTGCAGATTTTGTCGCTTTCATGAAACAGAATGGTAAAGATGTAAGTTACACGGAGCAGGATTCTCTTACTTACATTTCTGCCAACAATGTGTATGAAACCAAAAACTATGATAATGCTTTAAGTGGCTTTACCAATTATCTGCGGCAGTTTCCTGATGGACAATATGCCATAGACGTCAACTACAAAGTGGCTGGTATTTATAATGACCGTAAAGATTTTAAAAATGCTTTGAATTATTATAACGCCGTTGCTGCAAAAGCGCCTAATAAATATGCAGAGATAAGTGTGTTGCAGGCGGCACGTATTACTTATTTTGAACTGAAGGATTATGCAAAAGCAGAACAATATTTTCAGCAGTTGAAAGACATTGCGGTGACTGACGAAAATAAACTGGAGAGCATGCGTGGTTTATTACGCTGTCAGTATAAACTTTCTCAATTCACAGAAGCAGTTCCAAATGCGCAGGAATTGTTGCAACAAAAGGGTGCTGCTACTGATGATAAAATGATGGCGAATATGATCGTTGCAAAAAATTACCAAAACAATAACCAGTTGTTTGAAGCGTCTGCTGCGTACAAAGCTGTGATAGATCTTGGCAAATCTGAATATGCCGCAGAAGCGCGTTATCGTGTTGCAGAAATATTATTCCTTCAAAACAAATTACCCGAAGCTGAAAAAGCAGGTTTTGATGCGATCAATAAAGCTGGTTCTTATAATTACTGGATCACTAAATCCTATATATTATTAGGAGATGTTTATTTTAAAGAAGAAGACTATTTTAATGCAGAAGCAACATTGAAAAGTGTAGTGGAAAATTCAACTATTCCTGAATTGCAGGAAGAGGCGCAAAAGAAATTAGATGCAGTGGTTGCTGAAAAGAACAGTAAGAGTAAAGTAGAGCAGGGATAA